tattaacttcggttaacttgtagtgacgccaagtaaatgtttttttaaagatgtgtggtcttaaaaaagaccgtttgtgtttggtagacgttggtttacttgctgcttgtgtattttgtgacggcttttgttccttcactgactgcgtgttttgcaagttctccaggcaagagaagacgtactgcggtttgaatttcacgagaagagatggtcgactttttgttttgaagagccaaacgcgaagcttcggaagcaatgcgctcaaagatgtcgttgacaaatgagttcatgatgctcatagctttgcttgaaactccgacatctgggtgaacttgtttcaaaacattgtagatgtaaatagcataactttcctttctctttctcttgcgtttcttttcaccagttccaccaatctttcctccttttttgccggctcttttttcacctttcttggctactttaggtgcctgttttcctcctttagctgctgcgtcagacatggttaaaaatttttgctacttaacttgtaaataagcattaaactgcaagtcaaaactttttgtttataagtaaaaaaatcggatcgaattcgatccgaaaacgccgatacgcaatttaattggttaaaaaaaaaatcttttgtttaatacttaattatgattggttaaaaaaacatgatttcgatcctatttttatgatgaaaaaacgagtaaagtttatttcgttaacacttacgttaaatattcgtacgtttttgtattaacttacaaatcaaatcgcagttatgtctggacgtggaaaaggtggaaaagctaaggctaaagccaagacaagatcctcaagagctggacttcaatttccagtcggtagagtgcatagattccttcgtagagggcactatgctaaccgaattggatctggagcaccagtttacttagcagccgtcttggaatatttatctgctgagatattggagttggctggtaacgcagcaagagacaacaaaaaagctaggattattccaagacatttacaattggctgttcgtaatgatgaagaattaaacaaacttttgagcggtgtaaccattgcagctggtggtgttttgccaaacattcaagctgtcttactcccaaagaagaacgacaaaggacagaagaagtaaaccgctacactcagaaaacaacggctatttttatagccacacatctttaaaaaaacattgtttttttcacaaaactataaccttaaagtctaatagataatccatgcatacgccttgtcctaagtaactcaaagaaattaaataaaaaaatttgatcacaacgtcaaaataaattgcacgtatttgcccctactaatgtctacggccataccacgatgaacacacccgttctcgtctgatcacggaagttaagcatcgtcgggccgggatagtacttggatgggggaccgcctgggaactcccggtgtcgtaggcttttcattttcatttgttgccttttcatttcaatggtgctgtgatatatttcttgttataacaattaaggaacgtggcggttgttgaaagtgtttcctatgacattttcctacgacattttcaggtgatagtacgagaaaaaagagctttcaaatgcatacaaactcgatctattgccgatcatccaataaccctgacggaatggcaaataaaataaaattccgccgccttccgaggacttatatcgcaatcacgtttcgtaacagccaagcgaggttttaccttagcgtttaagtcaccaccgacatttggccgcgcaacttttctaagctcattcattttgacttaaggagggggcgagcgcggacgcaggcccccactaccagaaattgtacggtcgagttactgacgtttgcagtaatcgcagaggtcagcccaagcgtagtgcaatgcaagagcctcactctggaagaaaaccctcattgatcagtctttacttccccgtcaggtaagtatgagttggaactgcaccgtagcatgagggtacccttcaaagtttgttaatgcttgtggcttgagtgtgttataaactgccgtgtcgcggggcataggctgtattctcccccagtgtacgcgttttgttcccgccgtagactatgcagagtgccgtcggaaagaggactgctattattcttttattgcttatgtgggccgccatcggtaatagtgcaacaccaaggcaacccgtggtcacggcgtgaatgaatccacctccatgacccaaggccaaaaatcagattaatatactgaccattcagagaatggcctaccagatattaaactgataagaacagatactacacttgatcttagccattaggccgagaagcgataaagaacaagcgttgccatgataggcatcgtccacacaccgtaactgcttgtggagcatgtcacgttactgtaaagcttacaactgtcaccgcgtacggatggacggcgacatagtaaaaatcacggctgttgatttagccgtaggatggagagcgactgtagcgagtggatggtaacttacatgaatgctaacaaaggcgacgatactaagtgcgtgatattactttccaatatgactgcgtacattccgtttatcaacgcattacgccagaacgtgcgcgcgcgttacacagtagaccatgcagccgaaatgcgacagtgcgaccctgccaggagtcgaacctggaatcccctgattcgtagtcagatgccttatccattgggccacagggcgatgcttatgacttcgccccatcgttattttggcttgcgcattcgttttacttacgacagaattcttcgtgtttgtagccatgaaagaaagggacttctgtgagtgaatttttttactgtggtctaataaaaaagtcgaaacgcagtgcccaatatatgaattgctcctaatagccggaaacaggccgtgtcgatgatgtaggccgacatacgcaacgcaaaccaaagaacgctttatgaaaatcctaacacgggcgcggaagaagcccaaattaacagagtagatgtaatgctgaagacctcaaactccagcagcttctctttcagactattgcgtcgtgctacaaataaaaattaacatgctttcgcatagtcgcggctcccaaaacggacattatacgatgtacagaaacacacatttctgttttcgcgccaaatcaattcccgggagtggtacttttacgtccgcatacttcgcaccgtcttaaattatatctcatttacacggtaatgtttagtatacttctactgtgataacaagcatcgtttatcgttggattgttgtaagaaaacattaaaaatgagtgaagcagcttctccaaagaaaatcgcacccaagaagaaacctgctgcaaagaagacagctgatcaccctaaatatgtggacatgatcaaggctgctatcgctaccctaaaggaacgcggtggttcatctcgccaagctattacaaaatatattcatgcaaattacaaagttgctgaaaactcagatcatcatctgaaaatggctcttaaacgaggagtaacatcaggcgatttgattcaaactaaaggcactggtgcttctggatcattcaagctaggtcaggtaaaaaaagaaaaacctaagaaaaaggccgcagcaaaaaagccaacggcaaagaagcctactgcaaagaaaagtacaccaaaaaagaagccagcaaagaagagcacgccaaagaaagcagcaaagaagcctgccacaaagaaagcctcggctaagaaaccagcagctaagaaacccacaaagaagcctgttgctaaaaaacctgcagcaaagaaggtcaaaaagactcccaaaaaggcagcaaagaagaccgcaaaaaaataatttgtgtgtatctggctattacattaacaaacggctatttttatagccacacatttacaaaaaaacattatcttggtacaaagttaaacttgtttaagtcacttaaacagttaaaaaagagtaattttaagattagattccctaagtttaagtattttcgtttttaaatttcttattttcttgcttttacttttcttgcccttcatatttttaacattgtcaaactttatgtagcataaaatttttatgtagcataaaatttaaacagaaagcagaacaaagtttgatataaaaagctagccgtaatattttttatggatgtgtggctataaaaatagccgttttttgtttggtaagatgcttaggcacgttccccacgaattcttcttgccaactggatgtctttaggcatgattgtaactcgttttgcgtgaatggcacacaagttagtatcctcgaacaagccaacaaggtacgcttcagaagcctcttgcagagccataacggctgtgctctggaatcgcagatctgttttgaagtcctgagcaatttctcgcacaagacgctggaaaggcaacttgcggatcaagagctcggttgacttctggtatcttctgatttctctgagagcaactgtaccaggtctgtaacgatgtggttttttcactcctccagtagctggtgcgcttttcctcgcagctttagtggcgagttgttttcgtggagcctttcctccagtagatttacgtgcagtttgctttgtacgagccatattttaagaagtcgatgtagtacggatacacaagacggtctaaaatgcactatcgcgccaaagttttatttctcatattgattgacagctaaggttcaaaacaaaccatttgattggtgctaagaaagtaatttctgattggctgcataatgacattacgctcattactttaacatttttataaaatctgtgttttttggctacgggaaaacggctgtatcttctgatacacaaaagcttttgactttttttttttttagtaagtagcagaaggtttggcgaattccaacgatgccaaatttattgccttactgaaacattaagaccacgaatttttaaaaaaactacagttttacttaaaaaaatgtacaaaatgttcggaacattttgtaatgacgcaactctattggttaattagggtgtttccacgagcagtaggtaattttatggcctctttttaaagctgtctgaattctgttaactcaaacgttgtttttgtactcgttctgtacgcaactatatcaatatgtctggacgcggaaaaggaggtaaaggattgggaaaaggaggtgctaaacgtcaccgaaaaattcttcgtgataacattcagggaatcacaaaacctgctattcgacgtcttgctcgacgaggtggtgtcaaacgtatctctggccttatctatgaggaaaccagaggtgtactgaaggttttcttagagaatgttattcgtgatgctgtaacctacacagagcacgctaaacgcaagaccgttaccgctatggatgttgtttatgccttaaaacgtcaaggaagaactctttacggattcggaggttaagcgttgtcattgctcaacaaaaacggctatttttatagccacaaatcttttaaaacattactttgtgcacgcttccaaattacacaatgtgtaaagtcttgtcacagttacatttattgctatacgatactatgtcatatatgacacaaaaaaaatttagaaatactttgtagggttaatttgcctgggagtgtttccgtgaaaagctgggttaagttaaatgtaagcaataacatggatcaatgtacttgtcttttctgcaagtacagctaataatacgtatgaaaagtgaagctaatccacacacacacatggggaagtattttaaatgtaggctagtgttcttaagcacattatttagaagttttattaacttcggttaacttgtagtgacgccaagtaaatgtttttttaaagatgtgtggtcttaaaaaagaccgtttgtgtttggtagacgttggtttacttgctgcttgtgtattttgtgacggcttttgttccttcactgactgcgtgttttgcaagttctccaggcaagagaagacgtactgcggtttgaatttcacgagaagagatggtcgactttttgttttgaagagccaaacgcgaagcttcggaagcaatgcgctcaaagatgtcgttgacaaatgagttcatgatgctcatagctttgcttgaaactccgacatctgggtgaacttgtttcaaaacattgtagatgtaaatagcataactttcctttctctttctcttgcgtttcttttcaccagttccaccaatctttcctccttttttgccggctcttttttcacctttcttggctactttaggtgcctgttttcctcctttagctgctgcgtcagacatggttaaaaatttttgctacttaacttgtaaataagcattaaactgcaagtcaaaactttttgtttataagtaaaaaaatcggatcgaattcgatccgaaaacgccgatacgcaatttaattggttaaaaaaaaaatcttttgtttaatacttaattatgattggttaaaaaaacatgatttcgatcctatttttatgatgaaaaaacgagtaaagtttatttcgttaacacttacgttaaatattcgtacgtttttgtattaacttacaaatcaaatcgcagttatgtctggacgtggaaaaggtggaaaagctaaggctaaagccaagacaagatcctcaagagctggacttcaatttccagtcggtagagtgcatagattccttcgtagagggcactatgctaaccgaattggatctggagcaccagtttacttagcagccgtcttggaatatttatctgctgagatattggagttggctggtaacgcagcaagagacaacaaaaaagctaggattattccaagacatttacaattggctgttcgtaatgatgaagaattaaacaaacttttgagcggtgtaaccattgcagctggtggtgttttgccaaacattcaagctgtcttactcccaaagaagaacgacaaaggacagaagaagtaaaccgctacactcagaaaacaacggctatttttatagccacacatctttaaaaaaacattgtttttttcacaaaactataaccttaaagtctaatagataatccatgcatacgccttgtcctaagtaactcaaagaaattaaataaaaaaatttgatcacaacgtcaaaataaattgcacgtatttgcccctactaatgtctacggccataccacgatgaacacacccgttctcgtctgatcacggaagttaagcatcgtcgggccgggatagtacttggatgggggaccgcctgggaactcccggtgtcgtaggcttttcattttcatttgttgccttttcatttcaatggtgctgtgatatatttcttgttataacaattaaggaacgtggcggttgttgaaagtgtttcctatgacattttcctacgacattttcaggtgatagtacgagaaaaaagagctttcaaatgcatacaaactcgatctattgccgatcatccaataaccctgacggaatggcaaataaaataaaattccgccgccttccgaggacttatatcgcaatcacgtttcgtaacagccaagcgaggttttaccttagcgtttaagtcaccaccgacatttggccgcgcaacttttctaagctcattcattttgacttaaggagggggcgagcgcggacgcaggcccccactaccagaaattgtacggtcgagttactgacgtttgcagtaatcgcagaggtcagcccaagcgtagtgcaatgcaagagcctcactctggaagaaaaccctcattgatcagtctttacttccccgtcaggtaagtatgagttggaactgcaccgtagcatgagggtacccttcaaagtttgttaatgcttgtggcttgagtgtgttataaactgccgtgtcgcggggcataggctgtattctcccccagtgtacgcgttttgttcccgccgtagactatgcagagtgccgtcggaaagaggactgctattattcttttattgcttatgtgggccgccatcggtaatagtgcaacaccaaggcaacccgtggtcacggcgtgaatgaatccacctccatgacccaaggccaaaaatcagattaatatactgaccattcagagaatggcctaccagatattaaactgataagaacagatactacacttgatcttagccattaggccgagaagcgataaagaacaagcgttgccatgataggcatcgtccacacaccgtaactgcttgtggagcatgtcacgttactgtaaagcttacaactgtcaccgcgtacggatggacggcgacatagtaaaaatcacggctgttgatttagccgtaggatggagagcgactgtagcgagtggatggtaacttacatgaatgctaacaaaggcgacgatactaagtgcgtgatattactttccaatatgactgcgtacattccgtttatcaacgcattacgccagaacgtgcgcgcgcgttacacagtagaccatgcagccgaaatgcgacagtgcgaccctgccaggagtcgaacctggaatcccctgattcgtagtcagatgccttatccattgggccacagggcgatgcttatgacttcgccccatcgttattttggcttgcgcattcgttttacttacgacagaattcttcgtgtttgtagccatgaaagaaagggacttctgtgagtgaatttttttactgtggtctaataaaaaagtcgaaacgcagtgcccaatatatgaattgctcctaatagccggaaacaggccgtgtcgatgatgtaggccgacatacgcaacgcaaaccaaagaacgctttatgaaaatcctaacacgggcgcggaagaagcccaaattaacagagtagatgtaatgctgaagacctcaaactccagcagcttctctttcagactattgcgtcgtgctacaaataaaaattaacatgctttcgcatagtcgcggctcccaaaacggacattatacgatgtacagaaacacacatttctgttttcgcgccaaatcaattcccgggagtggtacttttacgtccgcatacttcgcaccgtcttaaattatatctcatttacacggtaatgtttagtatacttctactgtgataacaagcatcgtttatcgttggattgttgtaagaaaacattaaaaatgagtgaagcagcttctccaaagaaaatcgcacccaagaagaaacctgctgcaaagaagacagctgatcaccctaaatatgtggacatgatcaaggctgctatcgctaccctaaaggaacgcggtggttcatctcgccaagctattacaaaatatattcatgcaaattacaaagttgctgaaaactcagatcatcatctgaaaatggctcttaaacgaggagtaacatcaggcgatttgattcaaactaaaggcactggtgcttctggatcattcaagctaggtcaggtaaaaaaagaaaaacctaagaaaaaggccgcagcaaaaaagccaacggcaaagaagcctactgcaaagaaaagtacaccaaaaaagaagccagcaaagaagagcacgccaaagaaagcagcaaagaagcctgccacaaagaaagcctcggctaagaaaccagcagctaagaaacccacaaagaagcctgttgctaaaaaacctgcagcaaagaaggtcaaaaagactcccaaaaaggcagcaaagaagaccgcaaaaaaataatttgtgtgtatctggctattacattaacaaacggctatttttatagccacacatttacaaaaaaacattatcttggtacaaagttaaacttgtttaagtcacttaaacagttaaaaaagagtaattttaagattagattccctaagtttaagtattttcgtttttaaatttcttattttcttgcttttacttttcttgcccttcatatttttaacattgtcaaactttatgtagcataaaatttttatgtagcataaaatttaaacagaaagcagaacaaagtttgatataaaaagctagccgtaatattttttatggatgtgtggctataaaaatagccgttttttgtttggtaagatgcttaggcacgttccccacgaattcttcttgccaactggatgtctttaggcatgattgtaactcgttttgcgtgaatggcacacaagttagtatcctcgaacaagccaacaaggtacgcttcagaagcctcttgcagagccataacggctgtgctctggaatcgcagatctgttttgaagtcctgagcaatttctcgcacaagacgctggaaaggcaacttgcggatcaagagctcggttgacttctggtatcttctgatttctctgagagcaactgtaccaggtctgtaacgatgtggttttttcactcctccagtagctggtgcgcttttcctcgcagctttagtggcgagttgttttcgtggagcctttcctccagtagatttacgtgcagtttgctttgtacgagccatattttaagaagtcgatgtagtacggatacacaagacggtctaaaatgcactatcgcgccaaagttttatttctcatattgattgacagctaaggttcaaaacaaaccatttgattggtgctaagaaagtaatttctgattggctgcataatgacattacgctcattactttaacatttttataaaatctgtgttttttggctacgggaaaacggctgtatcttctgatacacaaaagcttttgactttttttttttttagtaagtagcagaaggtttggcgaattccaacgatgccaaatttattgccttactgaaacattaagaccacgaatttttaaaaaaactacagtt
This is a stretch of genomic DNA from Hydractinia symbiolongicarpus strain clone_291-10 chromosome 9, HSymV2.1, whole genome shotgun sequence. It encodes these proteins:
- the LOC130657475 gene encoding late histone H2A.2.2-like, whose translation is MSGRGKGGKAKAKAKTRSSRAGLQFPVGRVHRFLRRGHYANRIGSGAPVYLAAVLEYLSAEILELAGNAARDNKKARIIPRHLQLAVRNDEELNKLLSGVTIAAGGVLPNIQAVLLPKKNDKGQKK